In the genome of Pseudomonas sp. B33.4, the window CGGTGACCACACTTGGCGAACCAAGGTTGGCCAGGCGCACGCTGTTCTGCACCTGGGCAATTTCACCCGGCGAACCGATCGGCCCCAGGCGTACCCGATGCAGGGTCTGCTGATTGCGCACGATCGAGCTGATGAACACCGGAGCGCTCACCATCCCGCTGAGCTTCGACCTCAGCAGCTCTGCAGCGTCCGGGTTGGCGAACGCGCCCACCTGCAGATACTGGCCAGTTGCTGTTGCAGAAGCGTTTTTTTTTTGCACTCATCGGCACGGGGACGGTGTCAGAGGCATGTTGTTGCGGTGGCGGCGTCCATTGCTCGACGGTGCCGGCCGAGGCCGTGATCACCGGAGCGCTGTTCTGCGCGACCTGCGGCTCGTTGAGCATCAAGGGTGCCGGACGGCCCTTGGCGGCCCAGTATTGCTGCGGGTCGATGCCTTCGACCTTGACCCGTGCGGTGCCGGTTTCGGCGTAACCGAGTTTTTTCGCGGCGGCGTAGGACAAGTCGATGATGCGATCGGAATAGAACGGCCCACGGTCGTTGACCCGCAGGATTACTGTGCGGTTGTTGTCCAGGTTGGTCACCCGAACGTAACTTGGCAGCGGTAGTGTCTTGTGGGCGGCGCTCATGCCGTACAAGTCGTAGACCTCGCCGTTGGCGGTGTTCTGGCCATGAAACTTGGTGCCGTACCAGGACGCTGTACCCGAAGCGACGTAAGTCTTGGATTCCTGCAGCGGGAAGTAGGTTTTGCCCAGTACGGTGTACGGGTTGGCCTTGTACGGGCCGGTGTGCAGGGTCGGCGTCGCATCGGGGATGCGCGACACGTCGACGTCCCACCACGGCGCGCCGTCTTTGTGCGCACGGTTGATGTCCAGGCCCGGTTGCGCGCGCACAGCAGTATTCGAGGTTTTCGGCGTTGGCGAACGGCTGGTCGAACAACTGGCGACCAGCACTGCCAACGCAGCGAATGCCACCAGCTTCAGGGGTTTACTGTTAGGCAATGCCTGCATTACTTGACGCCCCGTGCTTGTACCAGCTGTTCAGACAGTTGATGTACGGCCATGGCGTACATCACGCTGCGGTTATAACGCGTGATCGCGTAGAAATTCTTCAGGCCCATCCAGTATTCAGGGCCGTTGTCGCCTTCGAGGCGAAATGCAGTAACCGGCATATCATCGCGCAGCGCATCATGACTTGACCAGCCCAGCGCTCGCAACTCTCCGACCGTTTTCGTCGGCTCGATACCGGTGGTCAGGCCTTCGTCGACCTGCTCGCCACGCACATCGGCACGGCTGACCACCGGCTCACCGGCGACCCAGCCGTGACGCTTGAAATAGCTCGCTACGCTGCCGATCGCATCATCCGGGTTGTTCCAGATATTGATGTGGCCGTCACCGTCGAAATCCACCGCATAGGCGCGAAAGCTGCTCGGCATGAACTGCGGCAAGCCCATGGCCCCGGCGTACGAGCCTTTGAGGGTCAATGGATCGACCTGTTCTTCACGGGCCAGCAGCAGGAACTCACGCAGTTCCTTGCGGAAAAATTCGGCACGGGGAGGATA includes:
- the mltB gene encoding lytic murein transglycosylase B; translated protein: MQVMRGWATRCAPLVGLMGLLGSVQEALAGEYEGSPQVAEFVGEMTRDYGFAGEQLMAVFREAQRKQAILDAISRPAERVKQWKEYRPMFITDARIARGVDFWRQHEATLARAEQEYGVPAQVIVSIIGVETFFGRNTGNYRVIDALSTLGFDYPPRAEFFRKELREFLLLAREEQVDPLTLKGSYAGAMGLPQFMPSSFRAYAVDFDGDGHINIWNNPDDAIGSVASYFKRHGWVAGEPVVSRADVRGEQVDEGLTTGIEPTKTVGELRALGWSSHDALRDDMPVTAFRLEGDNGPEYWMGLKNFYAITRYNRSVMYAMAVHQLSEQLVQARGVK